A genomic stretch from Leptospira licerasiae serovar Varillal str. VAR 010 includes:
- a CDS encoding SpoIIE family protein phosphatase, whose translation MEASILFSHHASGVFSLFLLTFVLSGFLVFKKNRTLPTYYLIIMYIGYGTMFLGYFLSYSIFNPLAAYHRYLTVFVIFGIVGFIGFCYHFPRNIYPKESKIVIPLSLVIALAAWIHFIVKTAGMEKIYLFSAHHYSFDYGKEASFAILLCFIISTVILIRKTLHFSRYTGIFQKWNTSSSSLAFPIRIFVKTLLFLPLNIMRIVLPARKEGIALRAFLLTVILNILNAYNNVLNKSGVLSYDTYAITYFILSVVTIFFIQSAYLNHSPEPTSFMGKILSSAVVTVVLALGAISYITLFSTDRSIEKEDLVEMNSVKTEIRNGDTNFPPNVRYVLSRPVGPGIFDHKYEIIFSKDGLNQSILKEGEKYYKNQQLKEAIEKNKKLHKGKSESELETITLKEMKETNLPLGSRLYRVAGDFYIHYDFLIGQTRYEVGFAYVEFRQVIHDVARWLILIILGTTIFILIAFPILLRVSLIHPLNNLLSGVEKVNHGDLNVNVPIKAMDEIGFLSLSFNSMVDSIRGAREQLQEHADHLEEKVEERTKEVQEKMEEVQRLKIQQDGDYFLTSLLAKPLFYNANKSSKVNTSFLIRQKKYFEFRNKQGELGGDICLTGNLRLGTPDNYKKFTMAMNGDAMGKSMQGAGGSLVMGVVMNSIMARSAANKRVLAKTPEEWLTETYMEIHSVFKSFDGTMVISATVALIDDETGEMFYWNAEHPFSVLYRDGKASFIEDTLELRKLGLDSEFEFKVKKFQLHPGDLIILASDGRDDLLLSINNGKRIINEDENVFLDVVERSHGDIKSIENNIRNIGEVIDDLSILRIGFQEVNAPVIEQREDRNDFADKVVLQNLYKEGKELYRNGEAQKAISILLDAYATDNNNQKLNKLLGLISFKEKDYPLAVKVLSKYLSQDPDTAELWYYLSIAEKRIGNLAQSLEAAMMVNRMQPMNVQNLVHLSDLNRLLGNREEAIGFTKSAEEIDPENKNIRKLKKLLEMES comes from the coding sequence ATGGAAGCCTCCATTCTTTTCTCCCACCATGCAAGCGGAGTTTTCTCCTTATTCCTTCTAACCTTCGTCCTAAGCGGTTTCTTGGTATTCAAGAAGAACAGGACTTTACCTACATATTATTTAATTATAATGTATATTGGATATGGGACTATGTTCCTGGGTTACTTCCTCTCCTACTCAATATTTAACCCATTAGCCGCATATCATAGATATCTTACAGTCTTTGTAATCTTCGGGATTGTAGGATTCATAGGTTTCTGTTATCATTTTCCAAGAAATATCTATCCGAAAGAGTCCAAAATAGTCATTCCATTATCCTTAGTGATCGCATTGGCCGCTTGGATCCACTTCATTGTTAAAACTGCAGGAATGGAAAAGATATATCTATTCTCAGCCCATCATTATAGTTTTGATTACGGAAAAGAAGCCAGTTTTGCGATCCTTTTGTGTTTCATCATCAGCACAGTCATCCTGATCCGAAAGACGCTCCATTTTTCTCGCTATACCGGAATATTCCAAAAATGGAATACTTCATCCAGCTCTTTAGCTTTCCCTATTCGTATATTTGTTAAAACCCTGCTTTTTCTACCTCTAAATATCATGAGAATCGTTCTTCCTGCAAGAAAGGAAGGAATTGCTTTAAGAGCGTTTTTACTTACCGTGATTTTGAATATTTTAAATGCGTATAATAACGTATTAAACAAGTCAGGCGTTCTCTCTTACGACACGTATGCGATCACATACTTTATTCTATCGGTAGTCACGATATTCTTCATACAAAGTGCATATCTGAATCATTCCCCTGAGCCTACCAGCTTCATGGGTAAGATCCTTTCCAGTGCGGTAGTTACAGTTGTTTTAGCATTAGGCGCAATCAGTTATATTACTTTATTCTCCACAGATAGGTCCATCGAGAAAGAAGACCTAGTGGAAATGAATTCGGTCAAAACGGAGATCCGAAACGGGGATACGAATTTCCCCCCGAACGTAAGATATGTTTTATCCCGTCCCGTCGGGCCGGGAATATTCGATCATAAATATGAGATTATCTTTTCAAAAGACGGTCTGAATCAATCCATCTTAAAAGAAGGAGAAAAATATTATAAAAATCAACAGCTCAAAGAAGCTATAGAAAAGAACAAAAAACTCCATAAAGGAAAATCCGAATCCGAACTGGAAACGATCACTCTAAAGGAAATGAAAGAGACAAATCTTCCCTTAGGTTCGAGGCTTTATAGAGTCGCAGGAGATTTTTATATCCATTATGATTTTTTGATAGGGCAAACAAGGTACGAAGTCGGGTTCGCTTATGTAGAATTCAGACAAGTGATCCATGATGTGGCTCGCTGGTTAATCTTGATTATTCTAGGTACTACCATCTTTATATTGATCGCTTTTCCCATCTTGCTAAGAGTAAGCTTGATCCATCCTCTTAATAACCTATTATCCGGGGTGGAGAAGGTTAATCACGGAGATCTAAACGTAAACGTTCCGATCAAGGCAATGGACGAGATCGGTTTCCTATCTTTATCTTTCAACTCAATGGTAGATTCTATCCGAGGCGCAAGAGAGCAATTGCAGGAACATGCGGACCATCTGGAAGAAAAAGTAGAAGAACGAACGAAAGAAGTTCAAGAAAAAATGGAAGAAGTCCAAAGATTAAAAATCCAACAGGATGGGGATTATTTCCTAACTTCTCTACTTGCAAAACCTTTGTTCTACAATGCGAACAAATCTTCTAAAGTAAACACCAGCTTTCTTATCAGACAAAAGAAATATTTCGAATTTCGTAATAAGCAGGGAGAACTCGGAGGAGATATCTGCTTAACTGGAAATTTAAGACTAGGAACTCCCGATAATTACAAAAAATTCACCATGGCGATGAATGGCGATGCTATGGGAAAATCCATGCAAGGAGCAGGAGGCTCCCTGGTTATGGGAGTCGTAATGAACTCGATCATGGCAAGATCCGCCGCTAACAAAAGAGTTCTAGCAAAAACGCCGGAAGAATGGCTGACCGAGACCTATATGGAAATACATTCCGTATTCAAAAGTTTTGACGGAACCATGGTCATCTCTGCGACTGTAGCATTGATCGATGACGAGACCGGGGAAATGTTCTATTGGAATGCAGAGCACCCATTTTCGGTATTGTATAGGGACGGAAAGGCCTCCTTTATAGAGGACACATTAGAACTTCGTAAATTAGGATTGGATTCAGAATTCGAATTTAAGGTGAAAAAATTCCAACTTCATCCTGGAGATCTGATCATTCTAGCCTCCGACGGAAGAGACGATCTTTTGTTATCCATAAACAATGGCAAAAGGATCATCAACGAAGATGAAAACGTATTTTTAGATGTTGTCGAAAGATCTCATGGAGATATCAAATCCATTGAGAACAATATCAGAAATATAGGAGAAGTAATAGATGATCTCTCTATCCTAAGGATCGGATTTCAGGAAGTGAACGCACCTGTGATTGAACAGAGAGAAGATCGAAATGACTTCGCAGATAAGGTAGTTCTACAAAATCTTTACAAAGAAGGAAAAGAATTGTATCGAAATGGAGAAGCGCAAAAAGCGATCTCCATACTTCTGGATGCGTATGCGACAGACAATAATAACCAAAAATTGAACAAGCTACTCGGATTGATTAGTTTTAAAGAAAAGGATTATCCGTTAGCGGTTAAAGTACTGAGTAAGTATCTAAGCCAAGACCCGGATACTGCAGAACTTTGGTATTATCTATCCATTGCAGAAAAACGTATCGGTAACTTAGCGCAATCTTTGGAAGCGGCGATGATGGTAAATCGAATGCAACCCATGAATGTACAAAACCTTGTACATCTTTCCGATCTAAATCGACTTTTAGGAAATAGAGAAGAGGCCATCGGTTTCACAAAGTCCGCCGAAGAGATAGATCCGGAGAATAAGAATATTCGGAAGTTGAAAAAACTTTTAGAAATGGAATCCTAA
- a CDS encoding NmrA family NAD(P)-binding protein, with product MKIFVYGGSGQISSSVISKLLDLGHEVYAGTRDPGAGKKIPGLHWVFADATQPTKGTEVLEKVERAFFISPPGYTDQYSVLSPWFEKARASSLKKVVLMSAMGVDFAPPEAPFRKLEISLENSGIPYTILRPNWFMQNFQTYWLSGILKDRKIFFPAGNAKTSFIHSDDISSSVVSVLLNDQFNGKGITLTGKEALTHEEVAEKISKHTGLKVSYTDISPETFKTNLLQAGVPEDYASFMVFIAGALREGHSSPILNTVRELTGKDPITFDEYAEQNKKVWMN from the coding sequence ATGAAAATTTTCGTTTATGGAGGATCCGGACAGATCTCCAGTTCCGTAATCTCTAAACTATTGGATCTAGGACATGAAGTATATGCAGGAACTAGAGATCCGGGTGCAGGCAAAAAAATTCCGGGACTACATTGGGTATTTGCAGATGCCACTCAGCCGACAAAAGGTACTGAAGTTTTGGAAAAAGTAGAAAGAGCCTTCTTCATTTCCCCGCCGGGATATACAGATCAGTATTCGGTGTTAAGTCCTTGGTTCGAAAAAGCGAGAGCCTCTTCCTTGAAAAAAGTCGTCTTGATGAGCGCCATGGGAGTAGACTTTGCTCCTCCCGAAGCTCCATTTAGAAAATTAGAGATCAGTTTGGAAAACTCCGGAATTCCTTATACAATTTTAAGACCGAATTGGTTCATGCAGAACTTCCAAACATATTGGCTTTCCGGAATATTAAAAGATAGGAAGATATTCTTTCCTGCAGGAAACGCAAAAACAAGCTTTATACACTCAGATGATATATCCTCTTCCGTAGTCTCCGTACTTTTGAATGATCAGTTCAATGGAAAAGGAATCACGTTGACCGGAAAAGAGGCGCTCACACACGAAGAGGTTGCAGAAAAGATCTCCAAACATACTGGCCTAAAGGTGAGTTACACTGATATCAGCCCGGAGACGTTTAAAACAAATCTTTTGCAAGCAGGTGTACCGGAAGATTATGCAAGTTTTATGGTATTCATCGCAGGAGCATTGAGAGAAGGCCACTCCTCTCCCATCCTGAATACTGTTCGGGAACTCACAGGAAAAGACCCGATCACATTTGATGAATATGCGGAACAAAACAAAAAGGTTTGGATGAACTAA
- a CDS encoding AraC family transcriptional regulator, with protein sequence MDILSEILTNAGWKADLLARTSLYKPWGFRFPCERSGGFHILSQGSCYGRIKGKLIHLEKGDILFVAKGLDHELVYSPNDKVVDIAKFRDMSEKQKRSEKLPLTTFVSVRYEVPDAIQHPFFLELPDYILVKSSDVLAHHPLNTTQVLISQELDSGIGSDLILQRLTDILLYYVIRHWLEIHPSSSPGWRNAFKDEKILSALEALHRKISYPWTLEKLSRAVGVSRASIANRFREVLGCTPMDYLAKLRMDKGKTLMAMENFTLEEIARTVGYSSAFAFSKAYKRIYGLSPRNSEQERLGA encoded by the coding sequence ATGGATATTCTTTCCGAAATATTAACGAACGCAGGTTGGAAGGCGGATCTACTCGCCAGAACTTCTCTATATAAACCTTGGGGATTTCGTTTTCCTTGTGAAAGGAGCGGTGGATTTCATATCCTTTCTCAAGGCTCCTGTTACGGAAGGATCAAGGGAAAACTGATCCATTTAGAAAAGGGAGATATTCTTTTCGTCGCGAAAGGTTTGGACCACGAGTTGGTATATTCTCCGAATGATAAGGTCGTTGACATTGCTAAATTCAGGGATATGTCCGAAAAACAAAAAAGGTCCGAAAAACTTCCTTTAACTACGTTCGTATCCGTTCGTTACGAGGTACCTGATGCGATACAGCATCCGTTCTTCTTAGAACTTCCGGATTATATATTAGTGAAGTCATCCGATGTTTTGGCGCACCATCCCTTAAACACCACCCAAGTGTTGATATCTCAGGAATTGGATTCGGGAATCGGTTCCGATCTAATACTGCAAAGATTGACTGATATTCTTTTGTATTACGTAATTCGACACTGGCTGGAGATCCATCCTTCTTCTTCTCCCGGTTGGAGAAACGCTTTTAAGGATGAAAAGATCTTGAGTGCGTTAGAGGCATTGCATAGAAAAATTTCATATCCTTGGACCTTGGAAAAATTATCCAGAGCAGTAGGAGTTTCCAGAGCTTCTATCGCTAATCGATTCAGAGAAGTTTTGGGATGTACTCCCATGGATTATTTGGCAAAATTAAGAATGGATAAAGGAAAAACTTTGATGGCGATGGAGAATTTTACCTTGGAAGAGATCGCAAGGACAGTCGGTTATTCCTCTGCGTTCGCTTTTTCCAAAGCATACAAAAGGATCTACGGTCTTTCTCCTAGAAATTCCGAGCAGGAGAGACTGGGAGCGTAG
- a CDS encoding SpoIIE family protein phosphatase gives MDQFYFNFYFFGSLLACLFSIYVTFFFLSIKDRSKAAFHLGLSTLAMTLFHLAYIIAFISFDQWTIVHRWLAIPSPMMGFIQCFIFFFYFPNPRNVKFGLTVYSILYAGLAIVTATFIAITLQSDHRFNIGSNYWDFESHKFYKIFSIIILIYNFSFLASATWRAIVEKGKERRWIIYIAIAYSTITIIPGILNVMSRDGSISRKVFQHTTDIALVVGLFLVLIIYANATKERTTILSKIVAVTMATFLLAFQLVGYAILNGYDTSFDTLKGQASELAAFQGKRPEGFAYLLSFDPDSNEFVLEKGEKDPRFDSEDRLEIKFFNVTRKLTSMGTLSAKERWERSKTILSDSPKEFYAYSEGIKNFYESKGEAKVSDADLIDFFRFLNRKLNIIKNKFSNLPSKNDPAAVAKLFNSEEIGLKSVLEQVRIKVEKDISSGKSELEVRSSVILPLTSLREVGERMYRGAKFNKANEKTPEFYLAYLVTHPQSEKIYEVGFTYRSFREYLHSPSLVMVICLLVMIVTISFGFRLFFHNAIVNPMEEVVVGLTEVNSGNLEYRLVPRVEDEIGFIARSFNRMARSIQAARKRLEQYANELEEKVKDRTKELEQTLNEVQELKQQQDADYFLTSLLIKPLGSNKASQENVKVEFLLKQKKRFTFRKHEDEIGGDLNISNHIELQGRSYTVFLNGDAMGKSMQGAGGALVLGSVFESIIERTRVVDTVKKQSPERWLKNAFIELHKVFESFDGSMLVSSVIGLVDDELGVLYYINAEHPWTVLYRDGIASFIENEFMFRKLGTTGVEGTIFIKTFQLEPGDCLFVGSDGRDDIIVGTDSDGDRIINDDEKLFLNSVEKARGDLQEIYYVILNNGKLSDDLSLIRLSFIGNGQPHFLQDEKRQRIKELLRNAKETFLNKDTQEALSYLEEAESLDSRVPEVKKNFIKLFLKLKDYQKAARYAEDYFRMNPIDSEILYVASFAARKAGQIRKALDFGERLRLREPSHIKNLTNLAEIYIAVKNFERADSILKDAVRLNPSNESVLKVKDLLKKYSGRFEGGNL, from the coding sequence ATGGATCAGTTCTATTTTAATTTTTACTTTTTTGGTTCTCTATTAGCCTGTCTTTTTTCCATCTATGTTACCTTCTTCTTTCTAAGTATCAAGGATAGAAGTAAGGCTGCGTTCCACTTGGGTCTTTCCACTTTGGCTATGACTCTATTCCATTTAGCTTATATTATTGCATTCATTTCTTTCGATCAGTGGACTATCGTGCATCGTTGGTTGGCGATCCCTTCTCCTATGATGGGATTCATCCAGTGTTTCATCTTTTTCTTTTATTTTCCGAATCCCAGGAACGTTAAGTTCGGTTTGACGGTTTATTCCATTTTGTATGCGGGACTTGCTATAGTAACGGCTACATTTATCGCGATAACGTTACAGTCGGACCATCGTTTTAATATAGGGAGTAATTATTGGGACTTTGAATCTCATAAGTTCTATAAAATTTTCTCCATTATAATTTTGATATATAACTTTTCATTTTTGGCATCCGCTACTTGGAGGGCAATCGTAGAAAAGGGAAAAGAAAGAAGGTGGATTATCTATATCGCGATCGCTTACTCTACGATCACGATCATTCCCGGTATCTTGAATGTGATGAGCAGAGACGGTTCCATCTCTAGAAAGGTATTCCAACATACTACGGATATAGCGCTTGTGGTCGGCCTTTTTCTGGTACTGATCATTTATGCAAATGCGACCAAGGAAAGGACTACCATTCTAAGTAAGATAGTGGCTGTTACCATGGCTACTTTTCTTTTGGCATTCCAATTGGTAGGTTATGCAATATTAAACGGTTATGATACTTCCTTTGATACGTTAAAGGGACAGGCATCGGAACTTGCGGCTTTCCAGGGAAAAAGACCGGAGGGATTTGCTTACCTTCTTTCTTTTGATCCGGATTCGAATGAGTTCGTTTTGGAAAAAGGAGAGAAGGACCCCAGGTTCGATTCTGAAGATCGTTTAGAGATCAAATTTTTTAATGTGACTCGCAAACTTACTAGTATGGGAACATTGAGCGCAAAAGAAAGATGGGAAAGGTCCAAAACGATCCTTTCGGATTCTCCGAAGGAATTTTACGCCTATTCGGAAGGGATAAAGAATTTTTACGAATCAAAAGGAGAAGCAAAGGTCTCAGACGCTGATCTTATTGATTTCTTCCGATTTCTGAATCGAAAACTGAATATTATAAAAAATAAATTCTCTAATCTACCTTCTAAAAACGACCCGGCAGCGGTGGCTAAACTTTTTAATTCGGAAGAGATAGGTCTAAAGTCCGTATTGGAGCAGGTTCGTATAAAAGTTGAGAAGGATATTTCTTCCGGGAAGTCCGAGTTGGAGGTGAGATCTTCCGTTATTCTTCCATTAACTTCTCTGAGAGAAGTGGGGGAAAGGATGTATAGAGGAGCAAAATTCAACAAAGCAAACGAAAAAACCCCGGAATTCTATCTAGCATATTTAGTGACCCATCCTCAAAGCGAAAAAATCTACGAAGTAGGGTTCACTTATAGATCGTTCAGAGAATATCTTCATTCTCCTTCTTTAGTAATGGTGATTTGTCTTTTGGTGATGATCGTTACGATTAGTTTCGGTTTCAGATTATTCTTTCATAACGCAATCGTAAATCCGATGGAAGAAGTTGTAGTTGGATTGACCGAGGTAAACTCCGGAAATTTGGAATATAGATTAGTTCCAAGAGTTGAGGACGAGATAGGTTTTATCGCCAGATCTTTTAATCGAATGGCAAGATCCATCCAAGCTGCCAGAAAAAGATTGGAGCAATATGCTAACGAACTTGAAGAGAAGGTAAAAGACAGGACCAAAGAGTTGGAGCAAACTTTAAACGAGGTCCAGGAATTAAAGCAGCAACAGGATGCTGATTATTTTTTAACTTCTCTTTTGATCAAACCTTTAGGTTCGAATAAAGCGAGTCAAGAGAACGTAAAAGTGGAATTTCTTTTAAAACAAAAGAAACGATTCACTTTTAGAAAGCACGAAGATGAGATCGGGGGAGATCTAAATATTTCCAATCATATAGAATTGCAAGGCAGGTCATACACCGTCTTTTTGAATGGAGACGCAATGGGTAAGTCGATGCAAGGGGCGGGAGGGGCTTTGGTCCTCGGATCTGTTTTCGAATCCATTATAGAAAGAACAAGAGTAGTAGATACGGTCAAAAAACAATCTCCGGAAAGATGGTTGAAAAACGCTTTTATAGAATTGCATAAGGTTTTTGAAAGTTTTGACGGGTCGATGTTGGTCTCTTCCGTGATCGGCCTCGTCGATGATGAACTAGGAGTATTATATTATATTAATGCAGAGCATCCTTGGACAGTGCTATATCGGGATGGGATAGCGAGTTTTATCGAGAACGAGTTCATGTTCCGTAAATTAGGAACAACGGGAGTGGAAGGCACTATTTTTATCAAAACATTCCAATTAGAGCCTGGGGATTGTCTTTTTGTAGGGTCCGACGGTAGGGACGATATCATCGTAGGTACGGATTCGGACGGAGATAGGATCATCAACGACGACGAAAAGTTATTCTTAAATTCCGTAGAGAAGGCAAGAGGAGATCTTCAGGAGATCTATTATGTTATTCTAAATAACGGTAAATTGAGTGATGACCTTTCTCTTATTCGATTGTCTTTTATAGGGAACGGTCAACCTCATTTTCTTCAGGACGAAAAAAGGCAAAGGATCAAAGAATTGCTTAGGAATGCAAAAGAAACTTTCTTAAATAAAGATACCCAAGAAGCGCTTAGCTATTTGGAAGAAGCGGAATCCTTGGACAGTAGAGTTCCCGAAGTAAAGAAAAACTTCATAAAACTTTTTCTGAAGTTGAAAGATTACCAAAAGGCCGCCAGATATGCGGAAGATTATTTTAGGATGAATCCGATAGATAGCGAGATCTTGTATGTGGCTTCTTTTGCGGCAAGAAAGGCCGGTCAGATCAGAAAAGCTTTAGATTTTGGCGAACGTCTTCGCTTGAGGGAACCTTCTCATATCAAAAATCTGACTAATCTTGCCGAGATCTATATTGCTGTCAAAAATTTCGAAAGAGCGGATTCAATTCTAAAAGATGCGGTACGTTTAAATCCGTCCAATGAATCCGTTTTAAAAGTGAAAGACCTTTTGAAAAAATACTCAGGTCGTTTTGAAGGTGGGAACTTATAG
- a CDS encoding ABC transporter permease, with protein sequence MNLNAIKAIYFFEMARTRRTLMQSIASPVLSTSLYFIVFGSAIGSRIQEVNGVSYGSFIVPGLVMLSLLTESISNASFGIYFPKFTGTIYEILSAPVSSMEAVIGFVGAAATKSLILGSIMLATASLFVEIKIAHPFLMVFFLILTCVSFSLFGFIIGIWADNFEKLQVIPMLVITPLVFLGGSFYSANMLPPFWQTVTLFNPILYLVSGFRWSFYEIGDVSLEISLAMILFFLVSCLGVVAWMFRTGYHIKK encoded by the coding sequence ATGAATCTGAACGCAATCAAAGCCATCTATTTTTTCGAAATGGCAAGAACAAGAAGGACTTTGATGCAAAGTATCGCATCACCGGTTCTTTCTACTTCTTTGTATTTTATCGTTTTCGGTTCTGCGATAGGATCCAGGATACAAGAAGTGAACGGAGTGTCTTACGGTTCCTTTATTGTTCCAGGACTTGTTATGCTTTCCCTATTGACTGAAAGTATTTCCAATGCTTCGTTTGGGATCTATTTCCCTAAGTTCACGGGAACTATTTACGAAATTTTATCAGCTCCTGTCTCTAGCATGGAAGCTGTGATCGGTTTTGTGGGAGCCGCTGCAACCAAGTCCTTGATTTTGGGCTCCATCATGCTTGCAACCGCTTCTTTGTTTGTGGAAATCAAGATCGCTCACCCGTTCTTAATGGTATTCTTCCTGATCCTGACCTGTGTCTCTTTCAGTTTATTTGGTTTTATCATAGGGATTTGGGCGGATAATTTCGAAAAACTGCAAGTGATCCCGATGCTCGTCATCACACCATTGGTCTTTCTTGGGGGAAGTTTCTACTCCGCAAATATGCTCCCTCCTTTTTGGCAAACAGTGACCCTATTTAATCCGATCCTTTATCTGGTCAGCGGTTTTCGATGGAGTTTTTATGAGATTGGAGACGTAAGTCTCGAGATCAGTCTGGCAATGATATTATTCTTCTTGGTTTCTTGCTTAGGAGTCGTTGCCTGGATGTTCAGGACGGGATATCACATTAAAAAATAA
- a CDS encoding ABC transporter ATP-binding protein, whose product MNSNSPIVSIQNLSKSYSNGFQALKNINLDIEKGEIIALLGPNGAGKTTLISIICGIVNPTAGSVSVGGYDIIKDYRKTRSMIGLVPQELTVHAFESVLTTVNFSRGLFGKSPNKDYIDELLKSLSLLEKKDQTIMTLSGGMKRRVLIAKALSHEPSVLFLDEPTAGVDVELRKDMWNVVRALRDKGVTIILTTHYIEEAEEIADRVGIMNKGELVLVEKKTELMHKLGKKQILLDLVSPLQSLPNNFNGYELELKNEGKQLLYTYDGQEKQTGIANFLEQLKKSGIEFRDLNTTQSSLEEIFVQLVKESK is encoded by the coding sequence ATGAACTCCAACTCTCCCATTGTTTCCATCCAGAACCTCTCCAAATCCTATTCTAACGGATTCCAAGCCTTAAAGAACATAAACTTGGATATTGAAAAAGGAGAGATCATCGCTCTTTTAGGTCCGAATGGGGCCGGAAAAACCACTCTAATCTCAATCATCTGCGGAATAGTCAATCCAACCGCCGGTTCCGTTTCCGTGGGCGGTTACGATATCATCAAAGATTATAGAAAGACCAGATCCATGATCGGTCTTGTGCCGCAAGAACTGACAGTTCACGCGTTCGAATCCGTTTTGACTACGGTAAATTTTAGTAGAGGTCTATTCGGAAAATCACCTAACAAAGATTATATCGATGAACTTCTAAAGTCACTTTCACTTTTGGAAAAGAAAGATCAGACAATCATGACCTTATCCGGTGGAATGAAAAGAAGAGTTCTGATCGCAAAAGCATTATCTCATGAACCATCGGTCTTATTTTTGGATGAACCGACTGCGGGTGTCGATGTAGAACTCAGAAAAGATATGTGGAATGTAGTAAGAGCTCTCAGGGATAAAGGAGTTACCATCATTCTCACTACACATTATATAGAAGAAGCGGAAGAAATTGCAGACAGAGTCGGCATCATGAACAAGGGAGAATTGGTCCTTGTAGAGAAAAAAACGGAACTCATGCATAAGTTAGGAAAAAAACAGATCTTGTTGGATCTTGTTTCTCCTCTCCAAAGTTTGCCTAATAATTTTAACGGTTATGAACTGGAATTGAAGAACGAAGGAAAACAATTATTGTATACCTACGACGGCCAGGAAAAACAAACTGGGATCGCAAACTTCTTGGAACAATTAAAAAAATCCGGAATAGAATTCAGAGACCTAAATACAACCCAAAGCAGTTTGGAAGAAATTTTCGTACAATTAGTGAAGGAATCCAAATGA